The genomic DNA AACAGCGACTTTACAGGCATTTCTGGCCAATGCTTATCAGGCGGCTCCTGCAGATGTCTACCCGTTGCACGGTCCACTTGGGTTGAACGACTTCATGTCCCTTGCAAGTATCAAGGGATTTGACTCTCTGACTGATGAACCCTGGGAACCGAGTCGTGCCCTGGATATCGATCCCTCAGTGGATATGTTCGAACAATTGTCTCAGCGAAGTGCGGTCTTGCTACATCCCTATGAAAGTTTCGATCCCGTGATTCGCCTGATCTCCGAGGCTGCTCAGGATCCGGATGTGCTTTCGATCAAGCAGACTCTTTACCGAACCAGCGCGAACAGCCCGATTGTTGCAGCTCTCAAAGAAGCTGCAATCAGTGGCAAACATGTCACTGCGGTGGTCGAATTGAAAGCCCGTTTCGATGAAGCCCGTAATATCGAATGGGCAAAACAGCTTGAACTGGTCGGAGTGCAAGTCGTTTATGGCGTGAAGGGTTTGAAAACTCACGCCAAAATTTGTGTGATTGTTCGACAGGAATCCCAGGGCATTTGCCGTTATGTGCATTATGGAACCGGGAATTACAACGAAAAGACGTCGCGGCTGTATGGGGATATCAGCTACATGACTTCGGATGTCGATTTGACAGCCGATGCCGTTTCGTTTTTCAATGCCATTACGGCTTATTCTCAGCCACAACCCTACCATAAAATTGAAGCAGCTCCGACAGGTTTAAAACAAAGACTGCTCGAAATGATCGATGTCGAAATCGATCAGGCCACGCGGGGCGAAAAGGCATTCATCAAAGCAAAAGTTAACTCGCTGGTTGATCAGGAAATTATCGAAGCGTTGTATCGTGCCTCCTCTGCTGGAGTTCAAGTGCAGTTAAATATCCGCGGAATCTGCTGCTTGCGACCAGGGATTCCCGGCTTGAGCGAGAACATTACAGTCATCAGTATTATCGATCGATTTCTCGAACACGCTCGGATCGTGCACTTTCATCATGGTGGAGATGATCGTGTGTTTATATCGTCCGCAGACTGGATGCCACGAAATCTGGACCGACGTATCGAACTGCTGGTACCGATTGATGATGATCCAAGTCGTTTGCGCCTGATCGATTATCTCGATATCTATTTTCGAGATAATACCAATTCAAAAGAGCTTGGTCCTGATGGAAACTACGTTCCCGTTTCCCGAAAAGGAAAACGCTTTCGGGCACAGGAATATTTTCATAATGCCATTCAAATCGAAGCCAAGAAACGCAGCGACGAACAGTTGACGACATTTGAGCCGCATCGATCGCCGGAGTAAACCTCATCACCTGAAGTTTAAGATGGGCGTATGTATCAGAGATCACTACGTTGCACAATATATTGAAGATGATCCTTATCGTAATGCTGAACCAGGCGATGTGGTTTCATTTGATTTTTCAGGGCAACTCGCTGTGAAGCGATATTGGCTGGTTGAATCAAGCTGCAAACCTGCTCCACGTTCAATTCATTGAACGCATAATCACGGCAGGCGATTGCTGCCTCCGAAGCGAATCCCCGCTTCCAATATTGCGAGTGGATCATATAGCCCACCTCCAGCCAGAGTTCGCCCTGGATTTTTTGAGAAACGACTCCCGCCTGCCCTACCAGACGACCATCCTGCTTGCGCTCCACCAGCCATAATCCGTGGCCAAACTCCTCATAGCGCCCCATTTGACGATCGAGCCATTCGTAGGCCTCTTCGCGTGTGTATTGTTTAGGATAAAAACGCATGACCTCTGGATTGCTTAGTATCTCACAGAGAAAATCGATATCGGATGGCCCCATTTGCCTAAGCCGTAATCGTTCTGTTTCCGGCAGTTTTTTCATCGTTTGCGTTAACTTTTCTATAATTTTGATGGCACACAAGCAAAATTCAGGCACAATTTTCTTATGTCCATATTCCGCCAGATTCCGAACCTCTTGCGATCTCGCATCATACTGAAACGACATTTCAGAATCGCTTTTCCTGGACAGCAAACTTGCATTTCCTGGGGATCAGCGATTTTCTTCCATGTTGTCATTCTGTTTCTCTTGTTGTTGATTCCCCATGTTTCCATTAAAAAAACAGTTACTCAGGCAATCGAAGCAACATGGAATACGGTAGAAACTAAGGAGGTTCTCTGGAAAAACCCGCTGCAGATCACCATGGAAACTTCCAGTCAGCCCCAACAGCCAAACAGTTCCTTGTTTGAATCTTCACCTCAAAAGCTCCTGCAACCTGTCAGTCCACAGCCTCAGATTTCGGTTTCCCTTCCCACAGATCCTCTGCTTTTTGCAGTCAATCCCAATCCCGTACAGCTACATGAATTTGGGGAATTTGCTGAAGTTCCGAACAATACTATTGCTGGTTTATGGCATCTGGCAGGAATTGGCGAGGGAATTGACCGATACGGAGCCAGCAGCGGTGGTTTTTTGACACGAGAGACAAAGACAAATGACAAACGCATTGTGTATGTTGTCGATGCTTCAGCCAGTATGAACGGTAAGCACGACTCGGCTGCAAAGACGAGGTTCGGTCGAGTGAAAGTCGAATTGTTCCGCTCAATCGAATCGCTTTCACCGGAACAGGAATTCTGTGTTTATTTTTTCAATAATAATTCTACAGTAATGTCTCCCGGAAAGTGCGTAATGCGAGGTCGAAACAGACCTATGAAACTCTATGAGTGGATCGCCACGTTCCGGGCTGTTGGCCCAACTCAGCCTCTAGCATCACTCCAAGCATCCATCCACCAAAGCCCTGACCTTATCTATTTCCTCACAGATGGGCTCATTTCAAGACGGGATCTGGATAAAGCCTCTCGACTCAATCAGGGGAAAGCCCGCATTTGCACAATCTGTATTGGAAATCCCTCAAGTGAAAAACAACTACGGGAGCTCTCTCAGTTCAACCAGGGGACATACACATTCGTTCCATAACTTTGGAGATCCAATTGTTTCTGCTGACTCTTCCTCAAGAATTCCTGGTGAAATGTGCACGAATTGAATGAACTCGTACCCTGTCAGGGCTTAGATTTTTGCATCAAATCACTGTAACGTACTTCGTTTTCGTGCTTTATTTATTAAGAACATCAACCCAAACTATTCGCTTGGAAGGCGCACTAGACCATTTTCAAATGGTCTCTGCAGTCGCTTGGACACGAAATGTCCTAAAAACGCTAAGCCTGCTCCTGCCGAACGCTGCAGGTAATTATTGAATATGCTATAGGATTAAACAGTAATGTCTGATAGGTTGCACAAGGAAGCATCAGAGCTTGCCTCTATTTTGATCAATCAATCGCTCAAATCACTCAATTGAGAGTTAATGATTCTATGCAATCACTTGATTTCATGGATATTGTCAACTTTCTCAGAAACTAATTAAAGTTTGGACCAATAATTGCTTATCAATCAAACGCTATATAAGGGATGTGGGTCAAATACAGGGATCCCTTGAAGATGATATTGACAATCTTCGATACCGAGAGATAATTTCGAATCGAATCCACGAGAAGACACTTTTCAAAAACTAACACATGAAATTTCGGCTACTGCCCTTTAAGGGCTAAGATTTGGGCCTCAAATAACTGTACCGCACTCCGTAGTTGTGCGGTACAACATCATTAACCCAAATTATTAGTAGGGAAGACGCACTTCATGATTGTCTTCACAGTGTTACCTGTTGAAGAATTCATCTTCACCAAAAGTTCACGAAAGTTCACTTAGTAAATTTCCTTAAATCTTGAAAAATTATCTGGTAAGACCAGTTGACATTCACTTGATTGACGATACGATCACTTAGAACTTTGTTACTACGAGGATAAGTAACTGAAACTTCTTATCCAACCATTTCGGAAATGTTCGCACGCTCAGAATAGTATTTCGTTAACAGCGTGCTTTTAAAAAATTACAGCTTCGTCACACGAAGCGAGGAAGGAAAAGCTGATGATTACCCCAATTAGTGAAACGAGTGTTGCACGCGAAAACAGTGTCATCCCGGATCGTACACCGATGG from Rubinisphaera italica includes the following:
- a CDS encoding vWA domain-containing protein, yielding METSSQPQQPNSSLFESSPQKLLQPVSPQPQISVSLPTDPLLFAVNPNPVQLHEFGEFAEVPNNTIAGLWHLAGIGEGIDRYGASSGGFLTRETKTNDKRIVYVVDASASMNGKHDSAAKTRFGRVKVELFRSIESLSPEQEFCVYFFNNNSTVMSPGKCVMRGRNRPMKLYEWIATFRAVGPTQPLASLQASIHQSPDLIYFLTDGLISRRDLDKASRLNQGKARICTICIGNPSSEKQLRELSQFNQGTYTFVP
- the ppk1 gene encoding polyphosphate kinase 1, with protein sequence MSIPRLKSFKFERNLMSSDRYINRELSWLEFNQRVLDQACDSSVPLLERLKFLAITASNLDEFFMVRVGGLQILTWKEVKRLDFTGMSPEEQLIAIRDRVRRMQHDQYDCYNEVLEPALSENGIRRLRAEDISQSQLRVVEERFEDELFSILSPIAVWDNEHVPMLPEPDLCLCIRLRCLPDAEEPFRYAIIRLGRKLPRFLTVPSESGYEYMLLEDVVAGFAERFFPGEQVLEVVPFRMTRNADITISEDVAVDFMAEMEQLLQARKESHCVRLEIDSRATATLQAFLANAYQAAPADVYPLHGPLGLNDFMSLASIKGFDSLTDEPWEPSRALDIDPSVDMFEQLSQRSAVLLHPYESFDPVIRLISEAAQDPDVLSIKQTLYRTSANSPIVAALKEAAISGKHVTAVVELKARFDEARNIEWAKQLELVGVQVVYGVKGLKTHAKICVIVRQESQGICRYVHYGTGNYNEKTSRLYGDISYMTSDVDLTADAVSFFNAITAYSQPQPYHKIEAAPTGLKQRLLEMIDVEIDQATRGEKAFIKAKVNSLVDQEIIEALYRASSAGVQVQLNIRGICCLRPGIPGLSENITVISIIDRFLEHARIVHFHHGGDDRVFISSADWMPRNLDRRIELLVPIDDDPSRLRLIDYLDIYFRDNTNSKELGPDGNYVPVSRKGKRFRAQEYFHNAIQIEAKKRSDEQLTTFEPHRSPE
- a CDS encoding GNAT family N-acetyltransferase — its product is MSFQYDARSQEVRNLAEYGHKKIVPEFCLCAIKIIEKLTQTMKKLPETERLRLRQMGPSDIDFLCEILSNPEVMRFYPKQYTREEAYEWLDRQMGRYEEFGHGLWLVERKQDGRLVGQAGVVSQKIQGELWLEVGYMIHSQYWKRGFASEAAIACRDYAFNELNVEQVCSLIQPANIASQRVALKNQMKPHRLVQHYDKDHLQYIVQRSDL